A region of Leclercia adecarboxylata DNA encodes the following proteins:
- a CDS encoding neutral zinc metallopeptidase: MRWQGRRESDNVEDRRSGGGGPSMGGPGFRLPGGKGGIIILLVVVVAGYYGVDLSGLLTGQPMQQQQYQSPRSISPNEDEAAKFTSVILATTEDTWGQLFDKMGRTYQQPKLVMYRGATRTGCGTGQSVMGPFYCPADSTVYIDLSFYDDMKRKLGADGDFAQGYVIAHEVGHHVQKLLGIEPKVRQLQQNASEKEVNALSVRMELQADCFAGVWGHSMQQEGVLEAGDLEEALNAAHAIGDDRLQKQSQGHVVPDSFTHGTSEQRYSWFKKGFDGGDPAQCNTFGKAI, from the coding sequence ATGCGTTGGCAAGGACGTCGCGAAAGCGACAATGTAGAAGACAGACGTAGTGGCGGCGGTGGCCCATCCATGGGCGGCCCGGGTTTTCGTTTACCTGGCGGCAAGGGCGGCATCATTATCCTGCTGGTTGTGGTGGTGGCGGGCTACTACGGCGTCGACCTCAGCGGGCTGCTGACCGGGCAACCGATGCAGCAGCAACAGTATCAGTCTCCGCGATCCATCAGCCCGAACGAAGATGAAGCGGCGAAGTTTACCTCGGTGATCCTCGCTACAACGGAAGATACCTGGGGCCAGCTGTTCGACAAAATGGGCCGGACCTACCAGCAGCCGAAGCTGGTGATGTATCGCGGCGCCACGCGCACCGGCTGCGGTACCGGGCAATCGGTGATGGGGCCGTTCTACTGTCCTGCTGATTCTACCGTCTATATCGATCTCTCCTTCTACGATGACATGAAACGCAAACTGGGCGCCGACGGCGACTTTGCCCAGGGCTACGTCATCGCCCATGAAGTGGGTCATCACGTGCAAAAACTGCTCGGGATTGAGCCTAAAGTCCGCCAGCTCCAGCAGAATGCCAGCGAGAAAGAAGTGAACGCCCTGTCAGTGCGCATGGAACTGCAGGCCGACTGCTTTGCCGGCGTCTGGGGCCACAGTATGCAGCAGGAGGGGGTGCTGGAAGCGGGCGATCTGGAAGAGGCACTTAACGCCGCCCACGCCATTGGCGATGACCGTTTGCAAAAGCAAAGTCAGGGTCACGTCGTGCCGGACAGCTTTACCCACGGCACGTCGGAACAGCGCTACAGCTGGTTCAAAAAAGGTTTTGACGGCGGCGATCCGGCGCAATGCAATACCTTCGGCAAGGCAATCTGA
- the purC gene encoding phosphoribosylaminoimidazolesuccinocarboxamide synthase produces the protein MQKQAELYRGKAKTVYSTENPDLLVLEFRNDTSAGDGARIEQFDRKGMVNNKFNHFIMSKLEEAGIPTQMEALLSDTECLVKKLDMVPVECVVRNRAAGSLVKRLGIEEGIELNPPLFDLFLKNDAMHDPMVNESYCETFGWVSKENLARMQELTYKANDVLKKLFDDAGLILVDFKLEFGLYKGEVVLGDEFSPDGSRLWDKETLDKMDKDRFRQSLGGVIEAYEAVAHRLGVNLD, from the coding sequence ATGCAGAAGCAAGCTGAGTTGTATCGTGGCAAAGCGAAAACCGTATACAGCACGGAAAACCCGGATCTGTTGGTGCTCGAGTTCCGCAATGATACGTCAGCAGGAGATGGCGCGCGCATTGAGCAGTTTGACCGTAAAGGGATGGTGAACAACAAGTTCAACCACTTCATTATGAGCAAGCTGGAAGAAGCGGGCATCCCGACGCAGATGGAAGCGTTGCTGTCCGATACGGAGTGTCTGGTGAAGAAGCTGGATATGGTGCCGGTCGAATGTGTCGTTCGTAACCGCGCCGCGGGCTCCCTGGTGAAGCGTCTGGGTATCGAAGAGGGTATCGAGCTGAATCCGCCGCTGTTCGACCTGTTCCTGAAAAACGACGCCATGCACGATCCGATGGTCAACGAATCTTACTGCGAAACCTTTGGCTGGGTGAGCAAAGAGAACCTGGCGCGCATGCAGGAACTGACCTACAAAGCCAACGACGTGCTGAAGAAGCTGTTTGACGACGCGGGCCTGATCCTGGTCGACTTCAAACTGGAATTCGGACTGTATAAAGGCGAGGTGGTGCTGGGTGATGAATTCTCCCCGGACGGCAGCCGCCTGTGGGACAAAGAGACCCTGGATAAAATGGACAAAGACCGCTTCCGCCAAAGCCTCGGCGGCGTAATCGAAGCGTATGAAGCCGTTGCCCACCGTCTGGGCGTCAATCTCGACTAA
- the bamC gene encoding outer membrane protein assembly factor BamC, with protein MAYSVQKSRLAKVAGVSLVMLLAACSSDSRYKRQVSGDESYLDAAPLAELHAPAGMILPIQNGDYNIPVTNGSGAVGKALDIRPPAQPLALVSGARTQFTGDTATLQVESARNATLWPQVVSVLQSKNYAITQRDDASQTLSTDWIEWNRLDEDQQYRGRYQVSVKPQGYQQAVVVKLLNLEQAGKPVADAASMQRYSTELLNVIAAGLDKNATDAANAAQSRNGATFDVQSAADDTGLPMLVVRGPFNQVWQRLPSTLERVGMKVTDSTRSTGSVTLTYKPLSDSSWEALGVRDPGLSSGDYKLQVGDLDNRSSLQFIDPKGHTLTQSQNDALVAVLQAAFSK; from the coding sequence ATGGCTTACTCAGTACAGAAGTCGCGCCTGGCGAAGGTTGCGGGTGTTTCGCTTGTTATGCTGCTCGCGGCCTGTAGCTCAGATTCACGCTACAAGCGCCAGGTGAGTGGTGACGAATCCTATCTGGATGCCGCGCCGCTTGCTGAACTTCATGCACCTGCTGGCATGATCCTGCCGATTCAGAATGGCGACTACAACATTCCGGTCACCAACGGCAGCGGCGCGGTAGGCAAAGCGCTTGATATTCGTCCGCCAGCACAGCCTCTGGCGCTGGTGAGCGGGGCGCGTACTCAGTTCACTGGCGATACCGCAACGCTGCAGGTTGAAAGCGCGCGTAACGCCACGCTGTGGCCGCAGGTGGTTAGCGTCCTTCAGTCGAAGAACTACGCGATTACTCAGCGCGACGACGCCAGCCAGACGCTGTCGACAGACTGGATCGAATGGAACCGTCTGGACGAAGATCAACAGTACCGTGGACGCTATCAAGTCTCTGTTAAACCTCAGGGTTATCAGCAGGCGGTGGTGGTTAAACTGCTGAACCTGGAGCAGGCGGGCAAACCGGTTGCAGACGCGGCATCCATGCAGCGTTACAGCACCGAACTGCTTAACGTCATTGCTGCGGGTCTCGACAAGAACGCCACCGACGCTGCCAATGCCGCTCAGAGCCGCAATGGCGCGACCTTCGACGTGCAGAGCGCTGCCGACGATACTGGTCTGCCAATGCTGGTGGTGCGTGGTCCGTTCAACCAGGTCTGGCAGCGTCTGCCATCCACCCTTGAGCGCGTCGGCATGAAAGTAACCGACAGCACCCGTTCAACGGGCAGCGTGACGCTCACCTACAAGCCGCTGTCTGACAGCAGTTGGGAAGCGCTGGGCGTACGCGATCCGGGACTCTCTTCTGGCGATTACAAACTTCAGGTCGGCGACCTGGATAACCGTAGCAGCCTGCAGTTTATCGATCCGAAAGGCCATACGCTGACCCAGTCGCAGAACGATGCGCTGGTCGCTGTCCTCCAGGCAGCCTTCAGCAAGTAA
- the dapA gene encoding 4-hydroxy-tetrahydrodipicolinate synthase, whose product MFTGSIVALVTPMDEKGNVCRSSLKKLIDYHVASGTSAIVSVGTTGESATLSHEEHGEVVMMTLELADGRIPVIAGTGANATAEAISLTQRFNDSGVVGCLTVTPYYNRPTQEGLFQHFKAIAEHTDLPQILYNVPSRTGCDMLPETVGRLAKVKNIIGIKEATGNLSRVHQIKELVSDDFILLSGDDATSLDFMQLGGHGVISVTSNVAARDMAEMCKLAAAGHFHEARLINQRLMPLHNKLFVEPNPIPVKWACKELGLVATDTLRLPMTPITDHGRETVTSALKHAGLL is encoded by the coding sequence ATGTTCACGGGAAGTATTGTCGCGCTTGTTACACCGATGGATGAGAAAGGTAATGTCTGCCGGTCAAGCCTGAAGAAACTGATTGATTATCATGTCGCCAGCGGAACCTCGGCGATTGTTTCGGTAGGGACTACCGGTGAATCTGCAACGTTGAGCCATGAAGAGCATGGCGAAGTGGTCATGATGACTCTCGAACTGGCTGACGGGCGTATCCCGGTTATCGCCGGTACGGGCGCCAACGCGACCGCGGAAGCCATCAGCCTGACCCAGCGTTTTAACGACAGTGGTGTGGTAGGCTGCCTGACGGTCACGCCATACTACAACCGCCCGACCCAGGAAGGTTTGTTCCAGCATTTCAAAGCCATCGCTGAACATACTGACTTGCCACAAATTCTGTATAATGTGCCGTCGCGCACTGGCTGCGATATGCTGCCAGAAACGGTAGGCCGCCTCGCGAAAGTAAAAAATATTATCGGTATTAAAGAGGCGACCGGGAACTTAAGCCGCGTTCATCAGATCAAAGAGCTGGTTTCAGACGACTTTATTCTGCTGAGTGGCGATGATGCGACCTCGCTGGACTTTATGCAGCTCGGTGGCCACGGCGTGATTTCCGTGACCTCCAACGTTGCAGCCCGCGATATGGCTGAAATGTGTAAACTGGCTGCGGCCGGTCATTTCCATGAAGCACGCTTGATTAACCAGCGTCTGATGCCGCTGCACAACAAATTATTTGTCGAACCCAATCCGATCCCAGTGAAATGGGCATGTAAGGAGTTGGGACTTGTAGCGACCGATACGCTGCGCCTGCCAATGACCCCGATTACCGACCACGGTCGCGAAACGGTCACGAGCGCGCTTAAGCATGCCGGTCTGCTGTAA
- a CDS encoding glycine cleavage system transcriptional repressor encodes MTTSSQHYLVITALGADRPGIVNTITRHVSSCGCNIEDSRLAMLGEEFTFIMLLSGSWNAITLIESTLPLKGAELDLLIVMKRTTARPQPALPATVWVQVEVTDSPHLIERFTALFDSHQMNIAELVSRTQPGEVGTVPKLFIQITAHSPASRDASNIEQAFKALCTELNAQGSINVVNYSQHEQDGVE; translated from the coding sequence TTGACAACCTCATCACAACATTACCTGGTTATCACTGCGCTGGGTGCCGACAGGCCGGGGATCGTGAACACCATCACCCGCCACGTCAGTAGCTGCGGCTGCAATATCGAAGACAGCCGCCTGGCGATGCTGGGTGAAGAGTTTACCTTCATCATGCTGCTTTCCGGGTCGTGGAATGCGATCACCTTAATTGAATCGACCCTGCCGTTAAAAGGCGCAGAGTTGGATCTGCTGATCGTGATGAAGCGCACCACCGCGCGCCCGCAGCCGGCCCTGCCCGCCACCGTATGGGTGCAGGTGGAAGTGACGGACTCCCCGCATTTAATCGAACGCTTTACCGCCCTGTTTGACAGCCACCAGATGAATATCGCTGAGCTGGTTTCGCGTACTCAGCCGGGTGAAGTCGGCACCGTGCCTAAACTGTTTATTCAGATCACCGCGCACAGCCCGGCGTCGCGCGATGCGTCAAATATCGAGCAAGCGTTCAAAGCCCTCTGTACAGAACTGAATGCGCAAGGCAGTATTAACGTCGTCAATTATTCCCAGCATGAACAGGATGGAGTTGAGTAA
- the bcp gene encoding thioredoxin-dependent thiol peroxidase, which translates to MNPLKAGDIAPKFSLPDQDGEQVNLTDFQGQRVLVYFYPKAMTPGCTVQACGLRDNMDELKTAGVEVLGISTDKPEKLSRFAEKELLNFTLLSDEDHQVCNAFGVWGEKTFMGKTYDGIHRISFLIDADGKVEHVFDDFKTSNHHDVVLEWVKANA; encoded by the coding sequence ATGAATCCACTGAAAGCCGGTGACATCGCACCGAAATTTAGCTTGCCCGATCAAGACGGTGAGCAAGTAAATTTAACCGACTTCCAGGGACAGCGTGTACTGGTCTATTTCTACCCGAAAGCCATGACCCCAGGCTGTACCGTACAAGCCTGCGGCTTACGCGATAACATGGACGAGTTGAAAACTGCTGGCGTTGAAGTGCTGGGTATCAGCACCGACAAGCCGGAAAAACTGTCTCGCTTCGCCGAAAAAGAGCTGCTGAACTTCACGCTGCTGTCCGACGAAGATCACCAGGTCTGCAACGCGTTTGGCGTCTGGGGTGAGAAAACCTTTATGGGTAAAACCTATGACGGTATTCACCGCATCAGCTTCCTGATCGACGCTGACGGCAAGGTTGAACACGTGTTTGATGATTTCAAAACCAGCAATCACCATGATGTGGTGCTGGAATGGGTTAAAGCGAACGCCTGA
- a CDS encoding AI-2E family transporter has translation MLELLMQWYRRRFSDPEAIALLVILVAGFGILFFFSGLLAPLLVAIVLAYLLEWPTVRLENIGCSRRWASIIVLVFFVGILMVMSFVVLPIAWQQGINLIRDMPGMLSKLSDFSATLPRRYPALMDAGIIDAMAENMRTRIMTMGDTVVKFSLASLVGLLTLAVYLVLVPLMVFFLVKDKEQMLNAVRRVLPRNRGLAGQVWKEMNQQITNYIRGKVLEMIVVGVATWIGFLIFGLNYSLLLAVLVGFSVLIPYIGAFVVTIPVVGVALFQFGLGTEFWSCFVVYLIIQGLDGNLLVPVLFSEAVNLHPLVIILSVVIFGGLWGFWGVFFAIPLATLIKAVVHAWPDVPAVEE, from the coding sequence ATGCTCGAGTTATTAATGCAGTGGTACCGCCGACGCTTTAGCGATCCCGAAGCCATTGCTTTACTGGTTATTCTGGTTGCCGGATTTGGCATCCTCTTCTTCTTTAGCGGGCTGCTGGCACCGCTGCTGGTGGCGATTGTGCTCGCCTATCTGCTGGAGTGGCCTACCGTCCGGCTGGAAAATATTGGCTGCTCCCGCCGCTGGGCCAGCATCATCGTGCTGGTCTTTTTTGTCGGCATATTAATGGTGATGTCCTTTGTGGTTCTGCCTATCGCCTGGCAGCAGGGGATAAACCTGATCCGCGACATGCCGGGGATGCTGAGCAAACTGTCTGACTTTTCCGCCACCCTGCCGCGCCGCTATCCGGCCCTGATGGACGCGGGCATTATTGATGCGATGGCTGAAAACATGCGTACCCGCATCATGACGATGGGGGATACGGTGGTGAAATTCTCCCTCGCGTCGCTGGTGGGCCTGCTGACGCTGGCGGTCTATCTGGTGCTGGTGCCGCTGATGGTCTTCTTCCTGGTTAAAGATAAAGAGCAGATGCTTAACGCGGTGCGTCGCGTTCTGCCGCGTAACCGTGGCCTGGCAGGGCAGGTGTGGAAGGAGATGAACCAGCAGATCACCAATTACATCCGCGGCAAGGTGCTGGAGATGATTGTCGTTGGGGTCGCCACCTGGATTGGTTTCTTGATCTTTGGCCTGAACTATTCCCTGCTATTGGCGGTACTGGTCGGCTTCTCGGTGCTGATCCCCTATATCGGAGCCTTTGTGGTCACTATTCCGGTGGTGGGCGTGGCGCTGTTCCAGTTTGGGTTGGGCACGGAGTTCTGGAGCTGTTTCGTTGTTTATCTGATCATTCAGGGGCTGGACGGAAACCTGCTGGTGCCGGTGCTGTTCTCGGAAGCGGTGAACCTTCACCCGCTGGTCATTATCCTGTCGGTGGTCATTTTTGGCGGATTATGGGGATTCTGGGGCGTGTTCTTTGCGATCCCGCTGGCAACGCTGATTAAAGCGGTGGTTCACGCATGGCCGGATGTGCCGGCGGTGGAGGAGTAG
- the bepA gene encoding beta-barrel assembly-enhancing protease — MFRQLKKTLVATLIAALTAGQMMPAFADSADSLPDMGTSAGSTLSIGQEMQMGDFYVRQLRGSAPLINDPLLVQYINSLGMRLVSHANSVKTPFHFYLINNDEINAFAFFGGNVVLHSALFRYADNESQLASVMAHEISHVTQRHLARAMEDQKRSAPLTWVGALGSILLAMASPQAGMAALTGTLAGTRQGMISFTQQNEQEADRIGIQVLQRSGFDPQAMPGFLEKLLDQARYSSRPPEILLTHPLPESRLSDARNRANQMRPVVVQSSQDFYMAKVRTLGMYNSGRNQLTNDLLDALNKGNVREQRAAQYGRALQAMEASNYDEARKNLQPLLAAESGNAWYLDLATDIDLGQKKAQDAINRLKGARDLRNNPVLQLNLANAYLQGGQPQDAATLLNRYTFSNKDDPNGWDLLAQAEAALGHRDQELAARAEGFALAGRLDQAISLLSSASSQVKLGSLQQARYDARIDQLRQLQERYRPYEKM, encoded by the coding sequence ATGTTCAGGCAGTTGAAAAAAACGTTGGTTGCGACGCTCATCGCTGCGCTGACCGCTGGCCAGATGATGCCAGCCTTCGCTGACTCTGCAGACTCATTGCCGGATATGGGCACCTCGGCAGGAAGCACGCTCTCCATTGGTCAGGAGATGCAAATGGGCGACTTCTATGTGCGCCAGCTGCGCGGCAGCGCGCCGCTGATTAACGATCCGCTGCTGGTGCAGTACATCAATTCGCTGGGGATGCGTCTTGTCTCCCATGCGAATTCGGTCAAGACGCCTTTCCACTTCTATTTAATCAATAACGACGAGATCAACGCCTTCGCCTTCTTCGGCGGCAACGTGGTGCTGCACTCGGCGTTATTCCGCTATGCCGATAACGAAAGCCAGCTGGCCTCGGTCATGGCGCACGAAATCTCCCACGTCACCCAGCGCCACCTGGCGCGAGCGATGGAAGATCAGAAGCGCAGCGCCCCGCTCACCTGGGTGGGCGCGCTGGGCTCTATCCTGCTGGCGATGGCCAGCCCGCAGGCGGGTATGGCGGCGCTGACCGGTACTCTGGCGGGAACCCGTCAGGGGATGATCAGCTTTACCCAGCAAAACGAACAGGAAGCCGACCGCATCGGTATTCAGGTGCTGCAGCGCTCCGGGTTTGACCCGCAGGCGATGCCGGGCTTCCTCGAAAAATTACTCGACCAGGCGCGCTACTCTTCACGCCCGCCGGAAATTTTGCTCACCCACCCGCTGCCGGAAAGCCGCCTTTCGGATGCGCGCAACCGCGCCAACCAGATGCGTCCGGTGGTGGTGCAGTCTTCGCAAGATTTCTACATGGCGAAGGTCAGAACCCTCGGCATGTACAACTCCGGGCGTAACCAACTGACCAACGATCTGCTGGATGCCCTGAACAAAGGCAACGTCCGTGAGCAGCGGGCGGCTCAGTATGGGCGTGCACTGCAGGCGATGGAAGCCAGTAACTACGACGAAGCCCGCAAGAACCTGCAGCCGCTGCTGGCCGCAGAGTCAGGCAACGCCTGGTATCTCGATCTCGCAACCGATATCGATTTAGGGCAGAAAAAAGCCCAGGATGCGATTAACCGCCTGAAAGGTGCCCGCGATCTGCGCAACAATCCGGTACTGCAGCTCAACCTGGCGAACGCTTACTTACAGGGTGGACAGCCGCAGGACGCCGCCACGCTCCTCAACCGCTACACCTTCAGTAATAAGGATGACCCTAACGGTTGGGATCTGCTGGCCCAGGCAGAAGCCGCGCTTGGCCATCGCGATCAGGAGCTGGCTGCCCGGGCCGAAGGTTTTGCCCTTGCCGGACGCCTGGATCAGGCCATCTCCCTGCTGAGCAGCGCCAGCTCGCAGGTAAAACTCGGCAGTCTGCAACAGGCCCGTTACGATGCCCGCATCGATCAGCTGCGCCAGCTGCAGGAGCGCTATCGCCCGTATGAAAAGATGTAA
- the arsC gene encoding arsenate reductase (glutaredoxin) (This arsenate reductase requires both glutathione and glutaredoxin to convert arsenate to arsenite, after which the efflux transporter formed by ArsA and ArsB can extrude the arsenite from the cell, providing resistance.), whose translation MSDAVTIYHNPRCSKSRETLNLLKDNGVEPQVVLYLETPPDADTLRTLLGQLGMSSARELMRQKEELYKELGLADSALSEAQLIQAMVENPKLIERPIVVANGQARIGRPPEQVLEIVK comes from the coding sequence ATGTCTGACGCGGTTACGATCTACCATAACCCTCGCTGCTCAAAGAGCCGTGAAACCCTGAACCTGCTCAAGGATAACGGCGTTGAGCCGCAGGTGGTGCTCTATCTGGAGACGCCGCCGGATGCCGACACCCTGCGCACGCTGCTTGGCCAACTGGGGATGTCCAGCGCCCGGGAGTTAATGCGCCAGAAAGAGGAGCTTTACAAAGAGCTGGGACTGGCGGACAGCGCGCTCAGCGAAGCGCAACTGATTCAGGCGATGGTGGAAAATCCGAAGCTAATTGAGCGCCCGATTGTGGTGGCGAACGGTCAGGCACGGATTGGTCGTCCGCCTGAACAGGTACTTGAGATTGTGAAGTAA
- a CDS encoding DnaA inactivator Hda: MNAPAQLSLPLYLPDDETFASFWPGDNPSLLAALQNVLRQEHSGYIYIWSREGAGRSHLLHAACAELSQRGDAVGYVPLDKRTWFVPEVLDGMEQLSLVCIDNIECVAGDELWEMAIFDLYNRILESGKTRLLITGDRPPRQLNLGLADLASRLDWGQIYKLQPLSDEDKLQALQLRARLRGFELPEDVGRFLLKRLDREMRTLFMTLDQLDKASITAQRKLTIPFVKDILNL; encoded by the coding sequence CTGAACGCACCGGCACAGCTCTCTTTGCCACTTTATCTTCCCGACGACGAAACTTTCGCGAGTTTCTGGCCGGGCGATAACCCCTCTTTACTGGCTGCACTGCAAAACGTGTTGCGCCAGGAGCACAGCGGTTACATCTATATCTGGTCGCGCGAAGGCGCGGGACGCAGTCATCTGCTGCACGCTGCCTGTGCCGAGCTTTCCCAGCGTGGGGATGCGGTCGGCTATGTGCCGCTGGATAAACGCACCTGGTTTGTGCCGGAAGTCCTTGATGGGATGGAGCAGCTGTCGCTGGTCTGCATCGATAACATCGAATGCGTGGCGGGGGATGAGCTGTGGGAAATGGCGATTTTTGATCTCTATAACCGCATTCTGGAGTCCGGGAAAACCCGGCTGCTGATCACCGGCGATCGTCCTCCGCGTCAGCTGAATCTCGGGCTGGCCGATCTGGCTTCACGACTCGACTGGGGACAAATCTACAAATTACAGCCGCTCTCCGATGAAGATAAGCTGCAGGCTTTGCAGCTGCGGGCGCGGTTACGTGGGTTTGAACTGCCGGAAGACGTGGGGCGTTTTCTGTTAAAACGTCTGGATCGCGAGATGCGTACGCTGTTTATGACCCTCGATCAGCTGGATAAAGCCTCCATCACCGCCCAGCGGAAATTAACCATTCCTTTTGTAAAAGACATCCTCAATCTGTAG
- the uraA gene encoding uracil permease yields MTRRAIGVSERPPLLQTIPLSLQHLFAMFGATVLVPILFHINPATVLLFNGIGTLLYLIICKGKIPAYLGSSFAFISPVLLLLPLGYEVALGGFIMCGVLFCLVAFIVKKAGTGWLDVMFPPAAMGAIVAVIGLELAGVAANMAGLLPADGQAPDTKTIIISLVTLGVTVFGSVLFRGFMAIIPILIGVLAGYALSFAMGVVDTTPIAQAHWFALPTFYTPRFEWFAIFTILPAALVVIAEHVGHLVVTANIVKRDLIRDPGLHRSMFANGFSTIISGFFGSTPNTTYGENIGVMAITRVYSTWVIGGAAIIAILLSCVGKLAAAIQIIPVPVMGGVSLLLYGVIGASGIRVLIESKVDYSKAQNLILTSVILIIGVSGAKVHIGAAELKGMALATIVGVGLALIFKLISVLRPEEVVLDAEESEKVSH; encoded by the coding sequence ATGACGCGCCGTGCTATCGGGGTGAGTGAAAGACCGCCACTTTTGCAGACTATCCCGCTTAGTTTGCAGCACCTGTTTGCGATGTTTGGCGCAACCGTGCTGGTGCCTATTCTGTTCCACATTAACCCGGCCACCGTGCTGCTGTTTAATGGCATCGGGACGCTGCTGTATCTCATTATCTGTAAAGGCAAAATCCCGGCCTATCTGGGTTCCAGCTTTGCATTTATTTCTCCGGTCCTGCTGCTGCTGCCGTTAGGTTATGAAGTGGCGCTGGGCGGTTTCATCATGTGCGGCGTGCTGTTCTGCCTGGTGGCTTTCATTGTGAAGAAAGCGGGTACCGGCTGGCTGGACGTGATGTTCCCGCCTGCGGCGATGGGCGCAATCGTTGCCGTCATCGGCCTTGAACTGGCGGGCGTTGCGGCGAACATGGCGGGGCTGCTGCCTGCCGACGGCCAGGCGCCGGACACCAAAACCATTATCATCTCGCTGGTGACGCTGGGCGTGACGGTCTTTGGCTCCGTGCTGTTCCGCGGCTTTATGGCGATTATCCCGATCCTGATTGGCGTGCTGGCGGGCTATGCGCTCTCCTTCGCCATGGGCGTTGTGGATACCACGCCAATTGCCCAGGCCCACTGGTTCGCGCTGCCTACCTTCTACACCCCGCGCTTTGAGTGGTTTGCCATCTTCACCATTCTCCCTGCGGCGCTGGTGGTCATTGCCGAGCACGTTGGTCACCTGGTGGTGACGGCGAACATCGTCAAGCGCGACCTGATCCGCGACCCGGGCCTGCACCGCTCGATGTTCGCCAACGGTTTCTCGACCATCATCTCCGGCTTCTTTGGCTCCACGCCAAACACCACCTACGGTGAGAACATCGGCGTGATGGCTATTACCCGCGTGTACAGCACCTGGGTTATCGGCGGCGCGGCAATTATCGCCATCCTGCTCTCCTGCGTGGGTAAACTGGCTGCAGCCATCCAGATCATCCCGGTGCCGGTGATGGGCGGTGTTTCTCTGCTGCTGTACGGGGTAATTGGTGCTTCCGGTATCCGCGTGCTGATTGAGTCCAAAGTGGACTACAGCAAAGCGCAGAACCTGATCCTGACCTCCGTTATCCTGATCATCGGCGTGAGCGGCGCGAAGGTTCACATTGGCGCAGCCGAGCTGAAGGGCATGGCGCTGGCGACCATCGTCGGTGTAGGCCTGGCCCTGATCTTCAAACTGATCTCCGTTCTGCGCCCGGAAGAAGTGGTCCTGGACGCGGAAGAGAGCGAAAAAGTCTCTCATTGA
- the upp gene encoding uracil phosphoribosyltransferase, with product MKIVEVKHPLVKHKLGLMREHDISTKRFRELASEVGSLLTYEATSDLETETVTIEGWNGPVQVEQIKGKKITVVPILRAGLGMMEGVLEHVPSARISVVGIYRNEETLEPVPYFQKLVSNIDERMALVVDPMLATGGSMIATIDLLKNAGCSSIKVLVLVAAPEGIAALEKAHPDVELYTASVDQGLNEHGYIIPGLGDAGDKIFGTK from the coding sequence ATGAAGATTGTGGAAGTGAAACACCCACTCGTTAAACACAAGCTGGGCCTGATGCGTGAGCATGACATCAGCACTAAGCGCTTTCGTGAACTGGCCTCTGAAGTTGGCAGCTTACTGACCTATGAAGCAACCTCCGATCTGGAAACCGAAACGGTGACCATTGAAGGCTGGAACGGCCCGGTACAGGTTGAGCAGATCAAAGGCAAAAAAATTACCGTTGTGCCAATCCTGCGTGCGGGTCTGGGCATGATGGAAGGCGTGCTGGAGCACGTCCCAAGCGCGCGTATCAGCGTGGTCGGTATCTACCGTAACGAAGAGACGCTGGAGCCGGTTCCGTATTTCCAGAAGCTGGTGTCCAACATCGACGAGCGTATGGCGCTGGTCGTTGACCCAATGCTGGCGACCGGTGGTTCCATGATCGCCACCATCGACCTGCTGAAAAACGCTGGCTGCAGCAGCATCAAGGTGCTGGTGCTGGTTGCCGCGCCGGAAGGTATTGCCGCGCTGGAAAAAGCGCACCCGGACGTTGAGCTTTACACCGCGTCTGTCGATCAGGGACTGAACGAGCACGGGTACATCATCCCGGGCCTCGGCGATGCCGGCGATAAGATTTTTGGTACCAAATAA